CCCATTCAAAACAAAGTCGTTATAATAAAGCGAATTGACATAATCGGCAACGATTTGTTTGTCTCTATCATTGCTCACATGCAAATTAGAAAAAGACAAATCGCTTGGTTTGAATTTGGCAAAGCTTTTAGGGAAACGATCGGCATACCAAGAATGAGATCTAATCAAATGGAGCACGATAAAATTCTTGTTTTTTAATTGGGATGGGATATTTTTAGAATAAAATTTCACCAGCTCTTCATCGTATGCGCCATAGTTTCCCAAAATATAGTAGCGGTTTTTAGAACGATTAGAGACTAGATTTTGTGTGATCCCCCATTCATCGACGATTTGTTTTTCTAACCAAAAAGTTTCATAATGGGATCGCTTGAAAATGTCTATCATGTTGCGGTAATGATACCAAGGCTTATTCGTTTCAGCATCGCTATAATTGAGCAGGCTTTCAAAGACATCAGAAGTGCTACCTTCTTTGCTTATCGTGTCAGAAAACACGAACAGGTTGTTACTCTTTCTCTCTCTCTCTCGTTGGCAAGTTGGCTCAATAGGGGGTTATTAGGAATGCTATAGCCATAGAGTTGCATGAAATTTCTGCTCGCGCTTTCGCCGATGACTAAGACAACATTTTTAACATCGCCCGTGCTAGAAAGATAATCGCTTGGTAAATAAAGGTTATTTAAAAAGCTATAAAATTTTATGGCTTGTTGGCGATCAAACAAGCTCAAATAGGCGGAATAAAACCCCCTAGTTAAAGAAAGAGAAAAGAGTGATCTTTTTAAAATCGCATCGTTCTTTGTAAGGTGTTTAACGTTACGAACGCTCCCTATTGTAAGGATAGAAAGCCCTAAAACGCCCGCTATCACACCAGGCACAAGCGCTCTAAAGCGAATGATTTTAATGGTGATTAACAAAGCGATCAAAATCAAAGCGTAGTAAAGCAAATAGTTTTTATAGCTTTTTATAAACGCCATCGTTTCAGAGCTGTTTGTGGCTAAAAGCGTGTCAATCAAGCCTTTGGAAAAAGGCATTTTAAACATAAAGAGCGTAAAAATTTCAGCCACGCTAAAAATAATACCGCTTCCTATAAACAACCATTCTAATGAATATCGCAAGCGTTTTTTAGGGATTAGTGCGCAACCATAATACACCACAAACCCGATTAAAAAAGCGCCTAAAAAGCCTCTATAGAAAGAAAATAGATCGCTATTTTTGTAAGCGTTAGAAAGAGCGTTACAAAGAAAGAATATTAAAAATTTTTCATCTAGAGTTACGCTACTGGCAAAGAATTTTAAAAACTTCAATAATTTTTCCATGAATGTCCTTTAAGAGAGTTTGAAAACTTTTTTCAAAATATTTTTTATCCTAAAATAAAAATAATCCCTAATCGTTTTTGATCGGATGTGGGTTTTAAAAGATTGCATTTGTTGGTCTTTAGCCATTTCAAGGCGTTCTTTAAAAAAATCGTTTTTAAAAGGGGTGCAAAAAAGGTTAGCGAGCCAAAAACTCGCTT
This DNA window, taken from Helicobacter pylori, encodes the following:
- a CDS encoding phosphoethanolamine transferase — encoded protein: MFSDTISKEGSTSDVFESLLNYSDAETNKPWYHYRNMIDIFKRSHYETFWLEKQIVDEWGITQNLVSNRSKNRYYILGNYGAYDEELVKFYSKNIPSQLKNKNFIVLHLIRSHSWYADRFPKSFAKFKPSDLSFSNLHVSNDRDKQIVADYVNSLYYNDFVLNGIFNLFKDKDAIVFYLSDHAQDIFESGSTYGHSCSKAGLEIPFMIYVSGIFKEKHPKKVKLIKNALNKPFMSDDLIHSLLPLVGIRTKDEIESKNLFSPQFDAQRKRITCRWGFGS
- a CDS encoding sulfatase-like hydrolase/transferase; translated protein: MEKLLKFLKFFASSVTLDEKFLIFFLCNALSNAYKNSDLFSFYRGFLGAFLIGFVVYYGCALIPKKRLRYSLEWLFIGSGIIFSVAEIFTLFMFKMPFSKGLIDTLLATNSSETMAFIKSYKNYLLYYALILIALLITIKIIRFRALVPGVIAGVLGLSILTIGSVRNVKHLTKNDAILKRSLFSLSLTRGFYSAYLSLFDRQQAIKFYSFLNNLYLPSDYLSSTGDVKNVVLVIGESASRNFMQLYGYSIPNNPLLSQLANERERERVTTCSCFLTR